Part of the Bacteroidota bacterium genome, ACTCCAAAAACTTGTAGCTGTTTCTAATGCGTACATTCCTGCAACAAAGGTGATTGGAATAATTCCTAAAATTTGAAGATAAGGTACCATATTTAATAATCCCATAAATAATCCAACAAGAATTCCCATAGGTAATCCGATAATCCAAAAACCTGTAGCGAAAAGAATTCCCACTGTACTTGCAATTAGTGATTGCCCTCTGAAATAACGATTCATTATAAATTTGAATTCGTTGATAAAATCAATAACATCTTTTCTATACTTATGAGGAATCATTTCTTGCCATTTCTTAATTTTATTATAATCTTTTAGAATAAAAAATATATATAATAAAATTATAAAAAATCCTAAAAGTCCAAATACAAATGAAGCTGTTCCTGTTACAAACCTCCACAATTCAGGTATTATTTTTTGTGATACTGATGCTGCTAATGTTTGAATATCATTGCTTTTAAACATCTCTTGTATATCCTCTCGTTGCATGTAGCTTTGTATTTGATTCCAAATAGATTCCGGCAATCTTTGTTCTGCTTTTATAGCAATTGAAGAATTAGAAATTAGTGAAGAAAGTAATTTAATCATGTGATTAACTTCCTGAATAATAAGTGGTACAATCAACCAACCTATTAATCCGAGTATCGCAAAAAACAATAAAAGGGTTATAAAAACTGCAACTCCTCTTATTTTTATTTTTCGTTCAAAAAAATCTACTATGGGATTTAAAAGATATGCGATAAGTAATGCAACTGCAAAAGGAATAAGAACGCTTTTTAAAACTCCTATTATTAAAAAAACTGCAACTATTACAATTACTGCAATACTAATACGAACTACTCTATCAAAAGTGAAAGGTTTGCTTGAATCTAACATTTTTAAACTATTTAATTAGACAAACAAATATAAGAAATGAATATTACAAATAGCCAAACATTAAATATCCTGCTGAAAAAAATGAAACTCCAACACAAAATCCTGCCCATGTTCTTCTTTTTTTCATTTTCGAAGCTTGATCAAAATAACCCTGAAAATATTCAGGTTTTTGTGCTAATGGCTTTCTGAATTCAGGTATAGTAAGGTTATTATGGTCTTTTGGTGGATAAGCGGTAAGAACAACTGCTGTTATTAGTCCTGCAGGTGGTAAAACTAAACTTGTAAAAAAAGAACCAGTAAAAGAACCATAATAATTATAATATGATTTTGCATCTGCCTTGCCAAGAATATATAGTTTGGAGCTAATGTCAATATTATTTGATTTTATAATAGGACTATCATTTTTAAAATTTACGAAAATAATTTCTGAGTTGCTTTTTAAGTCATTTCCTGAAATATCCTGAGCTTTCATATTTGTAATAAACGTTATAAATATGAAAGTAATAATTAATTTATTCATAATACCTTAATTATAAAATTTACTAATTTATTAAATAATAAACATACAAGCAATAAATAGCTTGGATGCAAATATATTTTTTTTTATTAAATAAATGCTCAATTTTTTATCAAAAGAATATATTTAGTGTCTCTAAGAAAACTCTGCAAAATTAGATTCCTATCTTTTTGCGATATTTTTATCTTTCTCAACTCACTGATGCTAAGGCATCGCCTCGTCTCAAAAAATAAAAATCTCACCTGCCTGA contains:
- a CDS encoding AI-2E family transporter translates to MLDSSKPFTFDRVVRISIAVIVIVAVFLIIGVLKSVLIPFAVALLIAYLLNPIVDFFERKIKIRGVAVFITLLLFFAILGLIGWLIVPLIIQEVNHMIKLLSSLISNSSIAIKAEQRLPESIWNQIQSYMQREDIQEMFKSNDIQTLAASVSQKIIPELWRFVTGTASFVFGLLGFFIILLYIFFILKDYNKIKKWQEMIPHKYRKDVIDFINEFKFIMNRYFRGQSLIASTVGILFATGFWIIGLPMGILVGLFMGLLNMVPYLQILGIIPITFVAGMYALETATSFWSIFGLALLVVAITQTIQDTILIPKIMGKVTGFNPAFILLFLSIWGSLLGLLGMIIALPFSYLILTYYKRYLDKHAENANLE